accttgcctcgttgcatcagaACGCAGCCAAGCCCCGAATGCGAGGCATCCGAGTAAACTGCCATATCATCCGTTCCATCCGGTAATGACAATACCGGTGCTTGTGTCAATTTTTCCTAAAGCTTTTGAAATGCCTTTTCTTGGTCCtcgccccaaataaacttttcctcCTTGCGGGTTAGTTTGGTCAGTGGCatggcaattttggagaaatcttgtatgaacctccggtaataacccgcaagccccaaaaagcttctgatTTCCGAGGGATTCTTTGGTGGATTCCATTTCTCCACAGCTTCTATTTTTGACGGGTCTACTAGCACCCCGTTTGCATTAATGACGTGcccgagaaattgcacctctcgcaaccagaaggcacattttgaaaattttgcatacaacttttcttttctgaGCGTCTCCAAGACTTCGTACAAATGTCTTGCATGTTCCGTTTCGTCCTttgagtatattaaaatgtcgtcaataaacactattaCCGACTTATCTAACATAGACTTGcagacccggttcatgaggtccatgaaggccgcgggcgcatttgttaacccaaaggacatcaccaggaattcgtaatgtccgtaccgcgtacggaaagccgtcttcggtatatcttcctccttgactctcaactggtggtaccccgatctaaggtcaatcttggagaaccatttagcaccttgcaattgatcgaataagtcgtcaattcttggaagtggatatcgatttttcaccgtgagtttgtttaactcgcggtaatcgatgcacatacgcatactcccatcctttttcttaacgaACAACACCGGTGCGCCCCACGGTGACacacttgggcgaataaagccctTGTCGAGGAGATCTTGAATTTGAGACATTAACTCTTGCAATTCTGAGGGTGCAAGCCGatatggcgccttggccacgggtttcgcgcctggaatcaattcgatcccgaactctattTCCCGTTCCGGCGGTATTCCCGGTAGGTCTTCCGGGAACACATCGGCGTATTCGCGTATTACCGGCACATCTTCAATCTTTAGCGACCCTTTGTTTGGTTCATTCGCGTATATCATGAATGCTCTACATCCGTGCTTCATGAGCTTGTAAGCTTTTATCATCGAGCACATAACAGGTTTTCCTTCCTTCTCACCACGTATGATAATCGATTTCCCACTTGGAGATTTTAGTTTTATCTCCTTGCGGAAACACATGACTTTCGCATTAtgtcgggatagccaatccattccgaccactacttGGAACTCTCCCATGGACATAGGAATTAAATCTATCGGGTATTCCTCATCATCTATGCTTATCTTACAATCTCGACATATATCACATACAAGGAAGCTTTTGTTGTCACCTATTTCTACCTCTaatggcataggtaattttgttagtacAAAGGAAGGATGTCAAATAAGTCCATGTGAAATAAAGGACTTATTCGCACCCGTGTCAAATAGCACATGAGCAGGAATTGAATTTAtggcaaatatacctgagaccacatcgggctCCGTTTTCGCCTCCACCGCCGTTAGCTGGAAAGATCTAGCTTTTGCTTTTGGTGCTTCAGTGTGCGCACCCTTGTCTTCCCTCTTTCCGGACAATTCCGGACACTCGGATTTCTTGTGACCCGGCTGATAACATTTGTAGCATACCGAAACTTTCCCCGGGCACAATACAGCCGTGTGCCCTGTCTTCCCGCATATAGGACACGGCTTGTCCTTAAACCGGCACTCACCCTTGTGCCCTTTCCCACATACCTTACAGCTTGGCGAGCTACTTtttccttcttgcttctttgATGAGTCGTTTACGCGCGCCTTTTTCGTGGGACTTGGATTAACCACTTGCGTCCTTCTTTCACCCCTCTCAATTTGTTTCTTCAACTCTATCTCTCTTTCCCGAGCGGCGTTGATGATTTCGGTGAGGGTTTCGTATTttgagggagtcatgaactcccgatactccgcgcttagcatattataataataatacacctTCTGTTCTTCGGTCGTCACCAATTCATCACAAAACCTTAATTTGTCAAGAAAGGTTCCCGTGATTTTATCAATGGATTCGCCCTTCTGCCTAAGCTGGATAAATTCTTCTTTGATTCGATTAATAACCGCCTTGGGACTGTGATGTTTAAAGAAGGGTACCTTAAACTCATCCCATGTCATCGCCTTCGCTTCTTCGCTACCGatttcctttttcttattatcccaccagtcttttgcttgACCTCTCAGTTGACCCGTGCCATACG
The sequence above is drawn from the Helianthus annuus cultivar XRQ/B chromosome 12, HanXRQr2.0-SUNRISE, whole genome shotgun sequence genome and encodes:
- the LOC110892851 gene encoding uncharacterized protein LOC110892851, with the translated sequence MTDKGNDEAVPRVTEQMREVIAEEVGKAIENSLSGFIDKIQTTVLSVVDERIKKLEDNANLAKEKLVERKGCSYKEFMACKPPLYNGEVDPIVCQRWLSDIEGVFERTHCDANDFVAYGTGQLRGQAKDWWDNKKKEIGSEEAKAMTWDEFKVPFFKHHSPKAVINRIKEEFIQLRQKGESIDKITGTFLDKLRFCDELVTTEEQKFMTPSKYETLTEIINAAREREIELKKQIERGERRTQVVNPSPTKKARVNDSSKKQEGKSSSPSCKVCGKGHKGECRFKDKPCPICGKTGHTAVLCPGKVSVCYKCYQPGHKKSECPELSGKREDKGAHTEAPKAKARSFQLTAVEAKTEPDVVSGIFAINSIPAHVLFDTGANKSFISHGLI